agcttcatcctctcaacggatgacttgtaaataatgttcactgaactccctgtgTCAATCAAAcacctcttcaccttcatatttgcAATTTGGTCTGTCACGACGAAAGGGTCATTGTGACGATATCTCACGTGtcgagcatcatcttcagtgaaagtgagggactcactctCGTATCGTGGGTTCTTCGGTGGCCGCTCCTCCACAGCCATAACTTCGAAGGTTaatgctgcatccaactcatgacgaagggtacgagcatacctctcccttgacttgttgctatccccagccaggtgtggacctccacaaatggtgtctagagtgaagtacacaggctcaggttgcaaaggtggggatcattgccgcttgaacccagggttgttgttacttccttctccctgggtcttctctgctcgatacttctTCAGTTTCCCTGACCGGAgtagaaactctatctcatccttgagatggttgcactcattcgtgtcatgaccatagtcccCATGCAAACGACAGAatttgttcatgtctctcttactcatctccttcttgattggtgggggtttccggtaagggacctcttgatgacttgcCAAATATATCTCCGCTCAGCTcaccgaaagagtggtgtaattggtgaaccgaggttcatacttagttggcttgtcgtttgatccCGATTTAGCTTTCTTTTTATTGTGGCGATCAAactcgttattcccacgtttcttaccaccattttgatcatttccaccattatTGGGAGGATCAATCGATATGCTCGgattgttcaggcccttctctcccttctcaattgcatcatccaatctCATGTACTTGTCTGCCCGGTCAAGGAATTGTTGCAACGTTGAAATTAGGTTGCGGTGAATACTGTCCTACAAAGGACTCCTATAGATTATGCCGAAAGAAAtttccaccatcttcccctcatcttcaactgcagtagctcggttagcttctcttatgaacctttgtatgtagttcttgagagactcgtcCTTCCCTTGcttaatatctgccaagtgattggcataaactggaggggttcgagcagcactaaactgcctgcaaaactcctttctgaaactttcccaagaagtaatggagtttggcttaaacctccaataccactcctgggcagtgtcggacaatgtagtAGGGAAGACtatgcaccgatagtcatcactcactctgagcagctccatctgatcttcaaatTTCTCCACGTgccttatcgggtctgccttttctgtatcaATTGGAAGTACCAGTGCTTTGTATTtcgctggtggttgggctgctctaattcgagcacagaacgggctgccactcctgtggtctactggatcgatcgCAGATGGTCATTTCGACAGACCCTGAACTGTCgctgtcagagcatcaagctgggcttggatgcttggggccactgcttgggactctGCCTtaggaccgcctggtcgggcgctcctaCCCAGCataccatcatcaagtatttctacttgactggtaggtcggttcggatctcgcccttcgaccgggactgtccttcttctatcagcaatgacgtctcttaaatccttctgGGAGGTATGCTTTCCTaaccgatcaaacaccgtactttgagttttttcggaaggcttgccatgcggaacatgctccttgccactgcgctggttgggaGGCAGTGGCGGCCTTCCTGTCTGCACAgggcgatcttttcctcctcgatggttgttatcattcttctccttcgattggtcagtgtgatgactatcagcttcatcatgaccatgcccatccttgaagtgtgaagtttctttacctcgaggagctttattttgctcctgctcaggtggagttttcttgcttcctgacttgtgacttccggatttggaagtctctgatcggtgtcTCCTTAAgagggttctggagttccccctttgggttgaggcagtgtCCGATCAGACCCCATCCTCTTCCCTGTTGGGTGGGTTACTACTACTCCTGTTTGGCCCTCGGGAGTGTGGTCTATCAGTGTTTCtgcgaccagcttctgtggtccttgctcctgggttGGCTGCTCCTCGTGTTGTAGCTTGGGCATTAGCCTGGGTCAGCTGCGTAGccgcctccagagcaagtgcatcCTCgtgatgtcgcctatcggcctcctcctgctgtcgctggatctcctcactcctagcgtccatctcccgtctttgctgctggaatgcagccttctgcctggccatttcttcagcgaacgcctcctgtctggcattgaatttgtgccatctcctcctggtaggcgctcatggcttcctggagctcttcaacttctggagtcacaTCCTCGAGTACGACTCTAGGCTCAATTTCACGGTCTTGAAGGCTAGAACCTTCTGATCTGGCAAGCTCTTTAGAggaacctgtcttcttggaggtcgcattggtgttcttaggcgccataatacttcagggatcgtctgtctttctcttcaggctctcaatgaaagcaccaaaatcttgaccgcgtttttggccaacgacgtgtagacgtcaaaaacgataaaaacctttaagagaaataaacgacacagacgatttttatagtggttcagccccaatgtgttggtaatagcctaatccacttagagttgtgattacagatctacactcaagattagatgaacctaagtcaactgagtttcttcagtgcagattataagaatacaagaattccctcaaatacaagtactctctctagaaaataagaattcgaatcaaaagttccCCAAAGTctcctttatgatgccataagccttgtatttataggctcaggatcgtacagatgatatccccccataatcgggatattttgctattctcattatatttaatatacaataatattcaaaatataacagtatactatattcatgggataaactgagagattcccgcgcaagccaagaccgattcttgttgaagccgtttatgggaatcttgatgTAGCCTTGCtttatctagtcgatccatatcatattcagtctggtcggccaaaccttcattgggcagacatgcacttaactgggcagacatgcacttgaccgGTCGGACATTGTCATGACTGGTCGCCCAAGGTCAtacctggtcggccaaggtcatgcctggacagacaaacatgtgactggtcggacaaggtcatgcttgggcagacaaacttgtgactggtcagacaaggtcatgcttgggcagacaaacatgtgactggtcagacaaggtcatgcctggtcggtcatgacacttaaCTGGGCAGTCAACATTCtccactggtctaccgggtcactcctaagctagGTTACCCAACCATTcattgccatttgtcatttctattaccacgtcatcgttttcaaattttagggataacactatatatatatatatattttctccatatttatgtaaactacTCTTATTTAATCTCAGATTTTAGGTGTAAAAATGGTATAATAAAttatcatcacatattttaaaattttatattaaattatttaaattgaaaaatatgtatgtgcttaaatatatatttttttattaattatttattttgttattcaacatattttatttattcaaatatatatgtactagtgaaataagacataactatacatatttttttattttgttgtttagtttcTTTTTTAACGATAATACACTTATTTTTATTACTttagccattaattaaataatataaacttatatataattttttgttcattttaaaaatttttaaattaaataatttaaatttgatcaaataaattttttaaattcttaattttaatttagaattttttaatattttattatattgaaatttaTAGGTATTTTTTCTAAacgaaaaattagaaaaaaaataatttaattttgaaattaaaatacACCATATCTttgtatataaaaaatatatatggaaGTGATTTTTggtttaatgattttttattttttaaaaaaattaaaaataaacaatgttttgatttaatttttaaaaaaatatgttatgttatttatatatgacattatttgtttatttaaaatttatatgataattaatatattttcttaaatttTGCTTTTAgggttgtatatatatatatatatttgtaaaaaaaatgatataatatGTGTATTTAATTTGGAAGTGTATACAAGTACGAATATAAATGAGAACAGTATCATGCGTATGGATTATGGAGTCCAATTCATTATCATGTATAATGTGTTAGTGGTGTTCGAATCAGTCCCATGAAAAAACCCGTTATTGGAGCGTTTCCTGGTTACACAACTTCCAACTGCCATTGTTTACGACTATGAAATTTCTCAATCTCAAAAAATCATCTCATTATGCGGCTCTGCTGTTTTTTTAAGAGGGATTTCTCCTTCTCTTCAAATACCCAGATGACTAAACTTCTTTCTGGGAAGACTTTCTTCAAATCCAATGCTAAAGATGGCCTCATAAGCCACTTATGCGAGGGCAAGAGATACAAGGAAGCCATGGATATTCTTTGCAACCAGAAACGTTTAAGTGAAGCAGTTCAGTTACTCAGCCACATAGAACGACCTTCTGCTTTAATATACTCAACCCTTTTGCAGCATTGCCTTCAACAACGAGCTCTTGAGGAGGGAAGATGCGTTCATGATCACATTAGAGGTTCTGGGTTTGTGCCCGGGCTATTTATGTATAATCGTTTTATAGATATGTATGCTAAATGTGGGTGTCTTCTGGATGCCCAGAAGGTGTTTGATGAAATGCCTGAGAGGGATTTGTGTACTTGGAATACAATGATTTCTGGGTATGCTAAAGTTGGTCAGCTTGATGAAGCTAGGAGATTATTTGATGAAATGCCTGAACGAGATAATTTTTCTTGGTCGTCATTGATGTCAGGGTATGTTCGACAAGATCGGCCTAAAGAGGCTTTAGAGTTGTATAGGATGATGCAAAGAAATCAAAATTCGAAATCAAATAAGTTCACGGTTTCTAGTGCTCTCGCTGCCTCAGCGGCCATGCCAAGTTTACATTTGGGGAAAGAGATTCATGGTTACATAATGCGAACGGGGTTGGACTCAGATGAGATTGTTTGGAGTGCTTTAACAGATATGTATGGGAAATGTGGGAGCATAAAGGATGCTAGGTGCATTTTTGATAAGATGGAGGATCGAGATGTTGTTTCATGGACGGCTATGATTGATAGATGCTTTGAGGATGGGAGGAGGGAAGAGGGATTTGCTTTGTTCTCAAAATTGATGAATTCAGGTACCAGGCCTAATGACTTCACGTTTGCTGGTGTTTTGAATGCCTGCACTGATCATGTGGCTGAGGACCTAGGTAAGCAGGTCCATGGATACATGACTCGAGTGGGATTTGGCCCGTTGTCATTTGCAGCAAGTGCACTTGTACATATGTATTCTAAATGTGGGAACATTGAGAATGCCAAGAGGGTGTTCAATGGGATGCCTAAACCAGATATAGTGTCATGGACTTCACTGATTGTGGGATACGCTCAGCATGGTCAACCCAATGAGGCTCTTAAGATTTTCGAGCTGTTACTCAAAGCAGGTACAAAGCTTGATCACGTTACTTTTGTAGGTGTCCTTTCTGCTTGCACTCATGCTGGGTTAGTTGACGAAGGGCTTGCATATTTCCActcaataaaaataaaacacaagttgaaACATACTGCAGATCACTATGCATGTATAGTTGATTTACTGGCCCGAGCTGGCCGATTTGAAGAAGCTGAGAAAATTATCAACAACATGCCTGGTAAACCCGATAAGTATTTGTGGGCTTCTCTACTCGGTGGTTGCAGAATTCATGGAAACATTGAGCTTGCAAAACGAGCAGCCGAAGCGTTGTTTAAGATAGAGCCTGAAAATCCTGCTACGTATGTTACTCTAGCTAACATTTATGCTACTGCTGGCATGTGGAGTGAAGTGGAAAAAGTCAGAAAGATTATGGATGAAAGAAGGGTGGTAAAGAAACCTGGTTTGAGTTGGATTGAGATCAAGAGAGAAACGCATGTGTTTACAGTAGGGGATGAGTCCCATCCAAAATATAATGAAATACATGAGTTTTTGAAAAAGATTTCAAAGAAGATAAGGGAAGAAGGGTACGTCCCTGACACAAATTTTGTGTTACATGATGTGGAAGAAGAGCAGAAAGAGCAAAACCTCTCCTATCACTGTGAGAAGCTTGCAGTGGCATTTGGAATCATATCTACTCCACCAGGAACACCAATCAAGGTTTTCAAGAATCTAAGGACTTGTGTAGATTGCCATactgccattaaatttatttctaAGATTTCCAAGAGAAAAATAACAGTTAGGGATTCAAATCGGTTTCATTGTTTTGAAAATGGGAGTTGTTCATGCGGAGACTATTGGTGATTTGTGCCTCTCAGAAGACTGTCAATCATTTTAGAAGTACATATAAATTTCAGAGAGCAACAGTTAAGCATCAAAGATTGAAGTGagatttatttatttcatttctaTTTAATGAGtgcaattttatttttaacaGATACATTGTTGACATCTTATTCTGAAATGTGACAATGAATCAAATATAAACAACAACCCCAGCAAATACAAGGGAGTGTAGTACTACAATCACAAGTATAATCTTCTTTGCGGCAAAAATAATTAAGCAATTGAAAAAATTGTACATAAATAACTAAGTTTTTTTATAGCAAATGGCAAAAATCAGTAACTAGTTTAAAAATTGTACTTAAGttactaaataattattttttcggTAAAAGTCATTAAGTAGTGTAAAATACTGCAAtgacaaaattcatattttacactaatttaatcttaattttaattaattaataaaaatataaaaaaaatacatttctaattttaaaaaattaattaaaatctgatttaaaaataaaaaataattttaaatttctaACATGaaaaagttatttaatttttcttaaattaagTGCAACATTTCAGTTTATTCTCCATAAAAATAAACTACCTTATAATTTTTACTTCTTCATAAATTAACTTTTTAAAATACTCTACTtactgattttttatttttgccgaaaatttctaaaaattaaaaaaatttataatttccTGGTAACCTCCTATACCCCAATGTCGGGCACACCATGTGGGAATATTTTCTCTAACAACTGCTGCGGTTGTTTCCACTGCTTCCGCTCATGAAATTCTCCATCAAATCAAAGCCACCATAATCATCAGCTCCTGCATTTGAACTGAGATGTTCTTCAAGGCAATAACTTGGTCAAACGGGAGATCAGTCTCAACAAGCCTACGAAGTGAGGCAGAGGCAGTCAATTGCATGAGCTTCTTGGAGTAGCTCTATTTCTTCAACAAGTTCCACCAAGGAACTTTTGAACACTTTTTCACAACCTCCCCTGCTGTTCCCAAAATCTGAATGATTTCATCATCTGAAGAATGATCCAGCTTCTGATTTAAACGATGGATTTCATCTATCTTTGGTTTTAAGCGGCTGACCCGTTGTTTCAAGCTCTATTGCACAGAGTTGAACATGCATGATCCATGCTCTACCACAATCTCCGCCATTTTATGGTTTATATGTAATATCACACATGCGACTTGCCAAGAAAAAAGTGTTGGCTTCCTTGAAGTTTACTTGTAAATTCTTTGGCAAAAACAGTTGGATTGGACTTTTGTTATTTGAGCAGTTGTGTCGACTTTTTCCTAAACTACTGGAATCATTGTTTGATCCATATTCAAGTTATTTGTAATTAATCATGGTAAATGAGTTTTTATGACTGCTCTAACCTAATCTAGAAGATTTCACATAAGAGTACTATGCATCAGCCTCAGTCAGCAAATATATATCCGTCACTAAGAAAAAAACAATGAAAAAAAAGGGAATTGAACCCGACGTGAATCGAACACGCAACCTTCTGATCTGGAGTCAGACGCGCTACCATTGCGCCACGGATCCACTTTGTTATAGTTCCTTAtaacatattatatattatatcaaCATTAAATCGTATTTATTGTATTAATTCAAGTCTAAAACATGCAAAGCCTTGTAATTATACACAAGTACATATCTTCTAGGGGATTGAACTTAAACTAAAGCCAAACTATTCAACCTTCTTCTCCTTTTCTGGGTTGGTATGCGTGGTGGTGGTACTGGTAGTGGTACTAATAGTTGTTTTTCCCATCATATTTTTCACCTTCTTGATCACCTTCTCATCAAACATGTCATAATACCTTTTCAGTTGTTTCTTCACTCCTTCTCTAAGCCTCTTTATGTTATCTTCGTACTTGGCATATATTACTGGGAATGTCATGCCCATAACAATGCCTACATAAGAAAAATTATCAACACTTAAAGCAAGAGTACTCTTATTtaatgatatatatgataatgagTAGTTATAAACTCAGTGTTGATTACCTATATAATGAAGGGTTAAGAAGTCAAAGTAGTTTCCCACTTGAGATAGTAACCATAATCCACCAAGATTTAAAGCAAAAGTAGTCAAATCACTCTCGGCACCAACTCTGAACATCCACCTTATTGATTCTTCTGTACATGTACGAAGAGCCAGGGCCACTTTTAAAGCTGACTCCACTGTAATCTCCTCTCTTGACAAGTCCGGTGGCTCtctaaaatccaaaaaccaaGCAAATGTTTCACTGTCTAATCAAAAACCCAAGCCTTGTTCTATATTGTAtcaaacaaattaagaaaagCAAGGATATTTTTCAAGggtgtagtagtagtaatagtagctaATATCTAAATCCAAAACCAATCAAAAAGTTTCATTTTTTAAGAAAACCCAAGTCATGTTTTCACTAACAAACCAATTAAAATGAGAAAGCAAGGATTTTTAAGAGTATTTGATCCAacaaaacaaataatttttttcgATATATCTCATTAAACTCTACACAAATCATGTTTGATactaacaaaacaaaaaaagaagaTAAATAATTGATGAATTTTAATCTATTATGTGTAGTAAAAACTAAAAGGCACTAGGTAGATGGCTCACTTTCCGAAAAGCCTAAGCAAGTTTCCCCAAAGAAAGAGTGAAACGACAATAAACATGGTCATCCATGAAAGAACTGTAACGAAGTTGAATTGATAGAATTGGAGTAAAACCCATGTTGCTGTTGATACAAGTAGAACAAGTAAGCTctgtttcttcttcttccagaAGAATATGTCTCTCATGGTTTCTGCACCAAATGAAGGAAAACAAATCGTTACATCATGGCTAAATGTATGTGTGAGTGTCTTGAAACTAAATTTATTACCTGAAGCAGGACTTGGGAGTGAAGAAGATTGAGTTGTAGTAGACATGGCTGTTGCTGTCTTTTCTTAAGATTGAAATGAAATTGAAGAAGATCAAGACTGGATTATGGCGGTGATTATATTGTGTTTGATGTTTTTATGTGAGTTGTTGAACGAGGGGTGTTGAGGTAATAATATCAGTATAGTGCAAGTTTTTCTGGGGTTACACGTGTAGCTCCGGTAAGACACGTGGAAGCTAGACAACATACGTGGCACTTGACGTCGAACTAGACCAGAGTCAAGACAagcttttttttgtttttgtttttagaaATGCTATTCATCCCAAGTGAAAATGAAATAGCTTCCAGATACAGGTGAACTTCACCAGAAAAACTCACCGACATCTTAtagtgattttattgatttaaaataaaaataaaaataaaagaataattattatttaatattaaaaa
The genomic region above belongs to Humulus lupulus chromosome 1, drHumLupu1.1, whole genome shotgun sequence and contains:
- the LOC133779514 gene encoding reticulon-like protein B13, which codes for MSTTTQSSSLPSPASETMRDIFFWKKKKQSLLVLLVSTATWVLLQFYQFNFVTVLSWMTMFIVVSLFLWGNLLRLFGKEPPDLSREEITVESALKVALALRTCTEESIRWMFRVGAESDLTTFALNLGGLWLLSQVGNYFDFLTLHYIGIVMGMTFPVIYAKYEDNIKRLREGVKKQLKRYYDMFDEKVIKKVKNMMGKTTISTTTSTTTTHTNPEKEKKVE